The Humulus lupulus chromosome 3, drHumLupu1.1, whole genome shotgun sequence genome window below encodes:
- the LOC133822403 gene encoding acyl carrier protein 1, chloroplastic-like: MPALSASSSATFSSPLRLSFPTTTQGGLKASNLKMVSMGWPKTAFPSLKTSRFRVSCAAKPETVQKVCDIVRKQLALSDETPLTPGSKFSDLGADSLDTVEIVMGLEEEFGISVEEDSSQNISTVQEAADMIEKLVQGAKPEA, encoded by the exons ATGCCGGCCCTTTCAGCTTCTTCTTCCGCCACCTTCTCCTCCCCTCTCCGCCTCAGCTTCCCCACTACCACTCAG GGGGGTTTGAAGGCTTCCAATTTGAAGATGGTTTCAATGGGTTGGCCCAAAACCGCCTTCCCTTCTTTGAAAACCTCCCGGTTCCGTGTTTCCTGTGCG GCCAAGCCCGAGACTGTTCAGAAGGTTTGTGATATTGTGAGGAAGCAACTGGCATTGTCTGATGAGACTCCGCTCACTCCAGGGTCCAAGTTCTCTGATCTTGGTGCTGATTCTCTTGATACG GTGGAAATAGTAATGGGTTTGGAGGAAGAATTTGGAATCAGTGTAGAAGAGGATAGCTCTCAGAACATATCCACGGTTCAAGAAGCTGCGGATATGATAGAGAAGCTGGTGCAAGGAGCCAAGCCTGAAGCTTAG